A stretch of DNA from Candidatus Cetobacterium colombiensis:
AGTATAAACTTTATACAAAATGGAAAACTTTTAAATTTTGATAAAAATGATATTTTAAAAGAAAAGTATTTGGAAAATTATCCAAAGTTAGAAGAATGGAGTTTTATAGAAAAAAGATTGTTGTATTTAATAAAAAACTATATCTTAGAGAATTTTGAAGAGATAAAAATAACCAATAAATTAAAAAATGAAATTGATGAAATTTATTTAAAGTCATATGAAGATATTTTTATAATTATCTTTTATTTAAAAGAACTGGGAATCCTTTATTCCTTAGATCTTATTTATGATGAGCATTGTGTTTTTTCCAATTATATAAATAAAAATTTTAATACATAAAAAAATATGATATAATTTAGCAAAGGTAGGCTAAATATAATTTCAAATAGATAATAAGGGACGCTTTATATATCAATTTGAGGTTTTAGTACCTTGTAGAATTTAAGTATAGTAAAAGTAGAGGTAGATTATTATGAGTATGCAGAAAGTTTTAGTACCTTGTAGAATTTAAGTATAGTAAAAGCCTTTATTTAAAAGGTTGTAGGCTTCCTGTGTTTTAGTACCTTGTAGAATTTAAGTATAGTAAAAGATATTAAAGAGAGAGCAAAGGAATTATGGTGTTTTAGTACCTTGTAGAATTTAAGTATAGTAAAAGTAGCTGACAAAGATACTGGAGAATTAAAATGTTTTAGTACCTTGTAGAATTTAAGTATAGTAAAAGTCCAAACTTCTAACTAAAAAATACTCATGTGTTTTAGTACCTTGTAGAATTTAAGTATAGTAAAAGAACTACTATTTTATTTAATACGTATACTCTGTTTTAGTACCTTGTAGAATTTAAGTATAGTAAAAGTCAAAATTTATTTACTCTATCATTATACAAGTTTTAGTACCTTGTAGAATTTAAGTATAGTAAAAGCAACAAAGAGGCGGCTATAAAGACGATTATGTTTTAGTACCTTGTAGAATTTAAGTATAGTAAAAGAGATATGGGTATAACAGAGCTAGTTGCTAGGTTTTAGTACCTTGTAGAATTTAAGTATAGTAAAAGTGGAATATACAGTATTAGAAGAAAAGTCCAGTTTTAGTACCTTGTAGAATTTAAGTATAGTAAAAGAAAGCTGCGGGCTTAAATTAAAAAGTATTAGTTTTAGTACCTTGTAGAATTTAAGTATAGTAAAAGTTATTCCAGATAATAACTCAGCTGCTTCTTGTTTTAGTACCTTGTAGAATTTAAGTATAGTAAAAGTTAATTATTTATTTCTTTGACCAGCATGAAGTTTTAGTACCTTGTAGAATTTAAGTATAGTAAAAGTTGAATTAGTTCCAGGATACTATCAAGAAGTTTTAGTACCTTGTAGAATTTAAGTATAGTAAAAGCTTTAACCATTGTAACATCTTCATCTAGGTGTTTTAGTACCTTGTAGAATTTAAGTATAGTAAAAGCGGAAAACAAACTTCATTACAGTTTAAAATGTTTTAGTACCTTGTAGAATTTAAGTATAGTAAAAGCATGTAATAGTTCTGTAACCATTTCAAGATGTTTTAGTACCTTGTAGAATTTAAGTATAGTAAAAGGGAATAACAGGAGTTTTAACGATAGAAGATGTTTTAGTACCTTGTAGAATTTAAGTATAGTAAAAGTGTTGTAACAACTCAATCAGCTTCTAACACGTTTTAGTACCTTGTAGAATTTAAGTATAGTAAAAGTCTGCAAGAATCTAAATCTGTATCTACAAGTTTTAGTACCTTGTAGAATTTAAGTATAGTAAAAGATCAACTTTTAAATCCACTTCGGAAGAAATGTTTTAGTACCTTGTAGAATTTAAGTATAGTAAAAGCACACAACAGCTCATTATTATAATAAGTTAGTTTTAGTACCTTGTAGAATTTAAGTATAGTAAAAGAACAGGAGTGGAGATAGGAAAATATAACCAGTTTTAGTACCTTGTAGAATTTAAGTGAAACATCTAAAAAAGTACACTTTTGTGTACTTTTTTTATTGCCAAAAATTCAAAGTCTAAAATATCCTTATTTTTCATTTGTAAATTTAATTCTACTAAACTTTTAATATATATTGTACTTTTTTCACAAACATTATATAATATTTTTGAAATTAATAGAAAGAAGGTTACATTGATGAAATATTATTATGCTAGAGTGTCTTCTGAGTCTCAAAACTTAGATAGACAGGTGGAATACTTTAAAGAACTAGGAGCCAATCCGAGAACAATTTTTCAGGAAAAGAGATCTGGAAAAAACTTTGAAAATAGAGAAGTGTGGAATGAGCTTTTAACAGAGTGGATAAAAGAGGGCGATACTATTGTTGTTAAAAATTTAGATAGAATTGGACGTAATGCCAAAGAGGTCCGTGAGTGTTTAATAAATTTAGCTCAAAAAGGAGTTACAGTTGAATCTTTAGATCAAGCTTACCTAAATGACTTTTTAAGAGAGAACCTAATTGATAAAGAAGCTGATTCACTTGCTGAAGCAATGCTAAATGTAATGTTGGACACTATGTTACAAGTGGATCTTTTGAGAGCTGAATGGGAACGTAAAGAGTTACGAAAGCGTCAGCTAGAGGGGATTGAAAGAGCACTAGCTAAAGGTGTTAAGTTTGGAAGAACCAAAAATGACGAATTTAGACAAAAATTTAATGAAGTATATCCTCTAACTAGAGATAAAGATAACCCAAATTATCTTCCAGTTAAAGATGCCATTAAGGCAATTGGATGTTCAAAAGCCATGTTTTACAAGTTAATAGATGAAAAAGGTCAAAAATAGGAGAGGGAATTTCCCTCTCCTATCACTTTTCTATAAACTACTACTAATAGAGGGTTTATAGCACCTATATTTCTATTGAATTTTAAGTAAAAAACACTATTTTTCAAAAGTACCGCTAATTGGGAGGTTTCAAAATTCATAAAAAATAACCTCAGAAAAACGACCTCGTAAAATCGATTTTAAGGGGCATCAAAAACTTATTAGGTATAAAAGTATACCCTTGAAATCCAATCCTTTTTTACAATGTACAAATTATTGAACATTTTCTCTATTTTTGTCCGTTAGTGATGTAAGTATAAAACATACTAATTTTTTTGTTTAGTATGTTTTATATAAGGCCTCGGTTCGTTTTTTCCGAAAAAAGTCACTTTTTTTTCATTTAAGCCAATAGAATCAAGGGTTCAAGCAAAATTAAACTTGAACCTCAGATTTTAACGGTCTTAATCCATCTACAGTATTAATTATTTTATCTTCAAAAATATATTTTCCAAGAAAATTTACATGTTGTGTTCCAAGAGGTCCAACTCTTTTAAACTCTTCATCATCAAACCATTCTTCATCTTTTACAGTCTTATAAACTTTCTCCAAATATCTTGAATTCCACACAATTAAAGAACCTAGCAATATATTCAAGCAACTTACTTTTTCAAGCTGACTTTCAAGTGAGGATTCATTCAATCTTCCATGTTTTCCAAAAAATATAAGTCTTCCAACAGAATTTATAGATTCTCCTTTATTTAAAATCTTCTGAACTTCTTTTCTTAACTTCATATCAGTATAGTAGTCTAGAATATATTTAGTTTTAAAAATTCTTCCTATTTCTTTAAGCCCTTTAGCAATACCGTTATCTCTGTTATATGAATTAATCTTTTGAAGAATCAAAGAGGCTTTTACCTTACCGCACTTTATAGATTCAACTAATCTCATAACTTCAAAATAATTCTCTAAAATTATTTTTTCATTAATTTTCTTAAACTTTATATCGTCTATTTCCAAAGTTTCAAATGCATAAAGTTGTTGTTGATCTAAATTTTTTATTCTTGGTTTAAAATTAAATCCCAAAAGATGAGTTAAAGCAAACATTTGCTCTGTATATCCAGCTGTATCTGTAGAATGTTCATAGATTTCAAGTTCTGTTCCATGGTATAAAAGTCCGTCTAAAACATGATTACTATCTCTTCCTTGGAGCATTTGAACATAATAAGGCGTGTATTGGTCACTAATATGTCTATATATGCCTCCACCTCTATTTCCATAATGAGCATTATAATCTGCATAAATAGTTTTAGAACTTATTGGAACTCTCATACCATCAGATGAAGATGTTTTTCCATCTCCCCAGTTTTCAACAATTTCTAAAGCATGGTGATAATTTACTAAGCTTTGCTGTGCTTTAAAAAGATTACTATAGTTAAAATAAAATTCATTAGCTCTTTTTAAAATCGATTCATCTATAGAGGCAGATATAGCCATTTTAGAAAATCCTATATTGTGACCATTTGCAAGAAGTGTAGCTACTGCAACATTCTGACGATTTTCTGGAGATTTAGAAGCTCCGTAAAAATGTTCTAAAACTCCAGTCCAAGAATTTACTTCATAAAGTATTTCTGTCATGGTTATTTTGGGGAAGTAGCTGTAGATTTTTTCTCCAAAATTACTTTTTGAATCTTGCTCAATTATTCTTTGAAAATCTAATTTTTTTGGAATAATCAAATTAGATTTTAAGTTTTTTATAAAAACTTCAATTTCATCTGGAATAATCTCATCAATTGAGTCCACAAGATAGTGGTCAAAACTATTATATTTTTTACTCTCTCTGACAAAGATATCTCCCGAACGAATATAATCCCTTATTGAATACAGTAGTGCTATCTCTACGACCTTTTTAGAATAGTCATATTTTTTTATATTTTTCTGCCATTGATAGCTAAAGAAAGATATATCAGCTTTAAATTTCTTTTTATTCTTATTTTCTTTAAAAGATTTCAGATAATTTATAAAATTAGGTTTAGTATTACTATCAAATTCAATGCATTCTAATAGATCATTAGTGTAGTTAAAGCTTTGATGAGATTTTAGAAGAAAATCAATCTCTTCTAACTCTTCTTCAGTTGAATCTAGCTCCTTCTTTAGTTCAGTAAGAGATGATTGGTACTCTTTTAGAGTTGGAATATCTTTAATTTGAAGGATATATTCAACGACATCTTTCAATTTTCCTGAATTGAGTTTATATCTTTCTTGATTTTTTTGATTATAGTTCTGTGATTTTTTCTTTGTTCGCTTCATAACAGTATGTGCATAGTTAGAAGTAGTTTCAATTACCATATCTACAAACTCTCTTCTTTTAAAACTTAGAAACATAGCCAAATAAGAATACTTCTTTTCTAGGTTATTAAATCTTTCTATTCTAAATCTATGTGATTTTTGAATTTCAGTATAAAAATATCTAATTTTGCTATCAGTTAAAAAACTTAAATCTATGATTTTTCCATATGAATCAATAGTTTTAATAGTTTCTAATAAGATTTTGACTCCAGAAGGACTATTATTAACAGCAATATTTTTTAAAATAGAATAGTTAGAAACTCCGTTTTCTACTAAAAACAAGTTTTCAAGTTTATTTTTATTATCTATTTGCTCACATATTTTTGAAAAAATAAATTTATCTGTAGCATTTATTCCTTTGTAAATTAGCTCTTCTAATTTATAAAGTGCTGGAATAACAACCTTTATTTTCCTTAACTCCTCAATTAAATTTTCCATTACTTCAATTGGTTCTCCAATTGAAAGAACTTTGTTGTAGATGAAGGTTTCAACTTTTGAAGTCACTTCAAATTTTTTAAACTCTAATATATTGCAAATTTCTTGAAAATGATTAAATCTTATATTTTTTACATCCCAGTAACGCTGAAGACAATCTGGTATGCATCCAATTTGATTAGCTACATATTCGACTATTTTGGGGGATAGTAACTCTTTATTACTTATAATTGAGACACCTCTATTTTTTAAAAACAGTAACTGAATGGCATATCCTAGTTTCCAATGAGGTTTTCCAAAGCTCTTAACTCTTTTTAATTCTTCAGGTAACAGCGTAAAATTTTTCTCTATGTTTCTTTCTCCATAGAGAATAGTCAGTAACTTCTCCCTTTCTCTCTTGCTCAGAACATTGTATCTAAGCTCCATTAACTTCACCTTTTAGTAATAACACATAGTTATAATAACATTGCTTACTTATACCTAATTCTTTCTGAATTTCAACGGCTTTTAGCTCTCGTTTTAAAAATTTTTCATAATATTTTCTAAAAACTTCAAGGTTAACTTTTTGAGTTCGTCCAAACTTACGACCCTCTTCAATTGCTCTTTTTCTTCCTTCTGAAGTCCTTCCTATAATTTTTTTTCTTTCTTGCTCTGCAACTTCTAATATGACATCTAACAAA
This window harbors:
- a CDS encoding recombinase family protein — translated: MKYYYARVSSESQNLDRQVEYFKELGANPRTIFQEKRSGKNFENREVWNELLTEWIKEGDTIVVKNLDRIGRNAKEVRECLINLAQKGVTVESLDQAYLNDFLRENLIDKEADSLAEAMLNVMLDTMLQVDLLRAEWERKELRKRQLEGIERALAKGVKFGRTKNDEFRQKFNEVYPLTRDKDNPNYLPVKDAIKAIGCSKAMFYKLIDEKGQK
- a CDS encoding Tn3 family transposase; its protein translation is MELRYNVLSKREREKLLTILYGERNIEKNFTLLPEELKRVKSFGKPHWKLGYAIQLLFLKNRGVSIISNKELLSPKIVEYVANQIGCIPDCLQRYWDVKNIRFNHFQEICNILEFKKFEVTSKVETFIYNKVLSIGEPIEVMENLIEELRKIKVVIPALYKLEELIYKGINATDKFIFSKICEQIDNKNKLENLFLVENGVSNYSILKNIAVNNSPSGVKILLETIKTIDSYGKIIDLSFLTDSKIRYFYTEIQKSHRFRIERFNNLEKKYSYLAMFLSFKRREFVDMVIETTSNYAHTVMKRTKKKSQNYNQKNQERYKLNSGKLKDVVEYILQIKDIPTLKEYQSSLTELKKELDSTEEELEEIDFLLKSHQSFNYTNDLLECIEFDSNTKPNFINYLKSFKENKNKKKFKADISFFSYQWQKNIKKYDYSKKVVEIALLYSIRDYIRSGDIFVRESKKYNSFDHYLVDSIDEIIPDEIEVFIKNLKSNLIIPKKLDFQRIIEQDSKSNFGEKIYSYFPKITMTEILYEVNSWTGVLEHFYGASKSPENRQNVAVATLLANGHNIGFSKMAISASIDESILKRANEFYFNYSNLFKAQQSLVNYHHALEIVENWGDGKTSSSDGMRVPISSKTIYADYNAHYGNRGGGIYRHISDQYTPYYVQMLQGRDSNHVLDGLLYHGTELEIYEHSTDTAGYTEQMFALTHLLGFNFKPRIKNLDQQQLYAFETLEIDDIKFKKINEKIILENYFEVMRLVESIKCGKVKASLILQKINSYNRDNGIAKGLKEIGRIFKTKYILDYYTDMKLRKEVQKILNKGESINSVGRLIFFGKHGRLNESSLESQLEKVSCLNILLGSLIVWNSRYLEKVYKTVKDEEWFDDEEFKRVGPLGTQHVNFLGKYIFEDKIINTVDGLRPLKSEVQV